One Triplophysa dalaica isolate WHDGS20190420 chromosome 11, ASM1584641v1, whole genome shotgun sequence genomic window carries:
- the si:dkey-157l19.2 gene encoding uncharacterized protein KIAA1522, with translation MSSGCESVGDLIPPDMLQVFVEERQGGRGKRGRKRTGSFSRAFKWLKRQRRKARKNNLEIRGGLLDPGSPLVLPPATLNTENVSGPHPTLVFQENVFAEGISPKYVLDLHTEAQQGLKLLQQEDDQNGTDYPDDQSMISTVTTRTDDSIAFNELRFDSDSTTADTISTRSSISMRSTRSGLRRQDSTFRPLKQDKTEKPKSHRKHLKTVAGIPRHVQRELGLDRAAWITTNLNCELPNGGVVFPTIVSTVEGAFSTSEQERIQAHTQNALNRHTGHPTLTKPNNDSLIQRFINDLPAGTLLTIPGNPSENTVMSISPQATYMSKIIRNAVLPPSVDVVALSRNQSRSSVRTVSKSSMVSASPASTRASSRISSHCSTVRSNLSDWSRSDSSETLVSESSTLSSSSTPRLASRASQVENTNLPRNGKVQHNGSHNDSPHGDATGAKMESGGALTRNLSVMKKSKRPPAPPSRSYSLHNGKQIRTASSTKQEFNHKTIISPYNSLSNETVLAELKMRKNGASYTNGTSKLIEFKPSLLSDRGLMNGRMHSPAVMALWSLLDIPDHPTVMAPPAPPPETWAHNQCTFELLCGPGPVNYARWAKKRGIKIVDPEYTSMPTTGKVKPPPPDTAPPATLWWRIKSPPPPPDIIPPPPASAALRWQANPPPPDTVPPPPAQTAVWCQSKSPSDTVDSTHSPAEWIPPHPLFAPPVPPVGPGSSNSVFVQNDTVIPPPPAFSQLFLRTVQPDIPPPPLQVPPLPPQQVPQPPPGIPSPQEVPLPPPTDIPPPPPQKVPLPPPTDIPPPPPPQEVTPPPDIPPPSTQKVPRPPPPQDPIQKQVLPPPPPTPPPETKKIPQEYKPSPHVILVTSTSSHQTNIPPPPPLPTNIKLEAKVVTPEKEEKQSSSPSPAKEETSAPMVTQSLLQMVRLRSVRSNQNPAVNPDKASHPTQKSGVSQDAPPKPLRRSLIMTSLPQDLEALSCTESKPEALSSNGHVNATIASDTQQVSVVPEIRVNYDASTQNTTPEPTCSLVTDAISATEPSAEPDLKCSTLVEQIQPMRSEPVTIPNTTEPTVEPIINEPKTPLHAEEPYKTPDSSVKQAVIIEIHSKPESGQPKTQTSSSDSPVISPSTPVVHPPANPSMSLHDAIRRKTAASATSKDNQTKRFSLLSSPPVTSAHTAPVSPASTASFIFSKSTKKVVIETATSPAVQADLRRTLAAELASVSDSPKSIDSHKTASKVPPPVAIKPKSKVESAAQNSAAAERVHAQTETVQTAGQDVQTENSENANK, from the exons ATGTCATCCGGCTGTGAGTCTGTGGGGGACCTGATTCCTCCAGATATGCTGCAGGTGTTCGTCGAGGAGCGACAGGGGGGCAGAGGCAAACGAGGCAGGAAAAGAACAGGATCATTCAGCCGAGCATTCAAGTGGTTGAAGAGACAGCGTAGGAAAGCCCGCAAAAACAATTTGGAGATACGAGGAGGCCTGCTGGACCCCGGATCACCTCTTGTGTTACCACCAGCTACACTTAACACAG AGAATGTTTCAGGTCCTCATCCAACCCTGGTGTTCCAGGAAAATGTGTTTGCGGAGGGTATTTCACCCAAGTATGTGCTGGACCTGCATACAGAGGCCCAACAGGGCCTGAAACTGCTGCAGCAGGAGG atGATCAAAATGGGACGGACTACCCTGATGACCAGAGTATGATT TCAACAGTAACAACCCGGACCGACGACAGCATTGCCTTCAATGAGTTAAGATTTGATTCTGATAGCACAACAGCCGATACCATTTCGACGCGCTCATCCATCTCAATGCGATCAACACGTTCTGGACTCAGGCGACAAG ACTCGACGTTCAGACCTCTTAAGCAAGATAAAACTGAAAAACCCAAATCCCATAGGAAACATCTGAAAACCGTTGCGGGTATTCCACGACACGTCCAGAGAGAATTGG GGCTGGACAGAGCAGCGTGGATCACCACCAATCTTAATTGTGAGCTTCCCAACGGAGGTGTTGTCTTTCCCACAATCGTTTCCACTGTGGAGGGTGCATTTAGCACCTCGGAGCAAGAGAGAATACAAGCACATACTCAGAATGCACTAAACAGGCATACAGGCCACCCCACCCTGACAAAACCCAACAATGACAGTCTTATCcaaagatttataaatgacctacCAGCGGGTACTTTGTTAACCATACCAGGGAACCCATCAGAGAATACTGTCATGTCCATCTCACCGCAGGCCACATACATGTCTAAAATCATCCGAAATGCAGTACTGCCACCATCTGTGGATGTTGTGGCACTCAGTCGCAACCAAAGCCGCAGCAGTGTCCGAACCGTGAGTAAAAGCAGCATGGTGTCGGCCAGCCCTGCTTCAACTCGGGCGTCCTCCAGAATCTCCTCTCATTGTTCCACAGTCCGCTCGAACTTGTCTGACTGGAGCAGATCGGATTCCTCAGAAACACTAGTGTCTGAGTCCTCTACCCTCTCCAGCAGTAGCACTCCCCGTTTGGCCAGCAGAGCGAGTCAGGTTGAAAACACAAACCTACCACGTAATGGGAAAGTTCAACACAACGGCTCCCATAATGACTCGCCTCATGGGGACGCTACAGGTGCAAAGATGGAATCTGGTGGTGCTCTCACACGTAATCTCTCCGTGatgaaaaagagcaagagaCCTCCTGCTCCTCCCAGCAGATCGTACTCGTTACACAACGGCAAACAGATCAGGACTGCTTCCTCGACCAAGCAGGAATTTAACCATAAGACAATCATATCCCCATATAACAGCCTTTCCAATGAAACAGTGCTAGCAGAGCTAAAGATGAGAAAGAATGGAGCGTCATACACAAATGGCACCAGTAAGCTTATTGAATTCAAGCCATCCCTTCTTTCTGATAGAGGTTTAATGAACGGCAGGATGCATTCCCCTGCAGTAATGGCTCTCTGGTCTCTCCTTGACATTCCGGATCATCCCACGGTGATGGCTCCCCCAGCTCCTCCTCCAGAGACCTGGGCTCATAACCAGTGCACTTTTGAACTGTTATGTGGACCGGGACCTGTTAACTATGCACGTTGGGCTAAAAAGAGAGGTATTAAAATTGTGGATCCAGAGTATACATCGATGCCAACCACCGGAAAAGTCAAACCCCCTCCTCCAGATACCGCTCCACCAGCTACACTTTGGTGGCGAATCAAATCCCCTCCACCTCCTCCAGATATTATTCCTCCACCCCCTGCATCAGCTGCACTTCGGTGGCAAGCCAATCCTCCTCCTCCAGATACCGTCCCACCACCCCCTGCTCAAACTGCGGTTTGGTGTCAATCCAAATCCCCTTCAGACACAGTTGATTCAACCCATTCACCAGCTGAATGGATTCCTCCTCATCCTCTGTTTGCCCCTCCTGTTCCTCCAGTAGGTCCTGGTTCttcaaattcagtttttgtGCAAAATGATACTGTCATTCCTCCACCTCCTGCATTTTCACAACTGTTTTTACGGACAGTGCAACCAGATATCCCGCCGCCACCACTACAAGTTCCCCCTCTGCCACCACAACAAGTTCCCCAGCCACCACCAGGTATTCCTTCACCACAAGAAGTTCCCCTACCACCACCAACAGATATTCCTCCGCCACCACCACAAAAAGTTCCCCTACCACCACCAACAGATATACCTCCGCCGCCACCACCACAAGAAGTTACCCCACCCCCAGACATTCCTCCGCCATCAACACAAAAAGTTCCTCGACCACCACCACCACAAGATCCCATCCAAAAACAAGTCCTGCCTCCACCACCTCCAACACCACCtcctgaaacaaaaaaaatcccacAAGAATACAAACCTTCACCACATGTTATCCTCGTAACATCAACTTCTTCTCACCAAACCAATATTCCTCCACCCCCTCCACTTCCCACTAACATTAAATTGGAGGCCAAAGTAGTCACCCctgaaaaagaagagaaacagtCAAGCAGTCCCAGTCCGGCTAAAGAGGAGACTTCTGCTCCCATGGTCACTCAATCTCTCCTACAAATGGTTCGTCTCAGGTCAGTCAGGTCCAATCAGAATCCGGCTGTAAATCCAGATAAAGCCTCACATCCTACACAAAAATCAGGTGTCAGTCAAGATGCTCCTCCAAAGCCACTCAGACGGTCGTTGATTATGACATCGCTTCCCCAGGATCTGGAAGCTCTGTCTTGCACAGAGTCAAAACCTGAAGCTCTTTCCTCCAATGGTCATGTAAATGCAACAATTGCATCAGACACTCAGCAAGTATCAGTTGTACCAGAGATCAGAGTTAATTATGATGCAAGTACACAAAACACGACGCCTGAGCCAACATGCTCATTGGTCACAGATGCAATCTCTGCAACTGAACCCTCCGCTGAACCAGATCTTAAATGCAGTACCCTGGTGGAACAAATCCAACCTATGCGATCTGAACCTGTGACCATTCCAAACACAACGGAACCAACAGTTGAACCAATCATCAATGAGCCCAAGACCCCACTTCATGCAGAAGAACCCTACAAGACCCCCGATTCTTCAGTCAAGCAAGCAGTCATTATTGAAATACACTCAAAGCCAGAAAGTGGGCAGCCAAAAACCCAGACATCCAGTTCTGATTCACCCGTCATCTCACCATCAACACCCGTAGTCCATCCACCAGCAAATCCCTCCATGAGTCTCCATGATGCCATTCGTCGAAAGACTGCAGCTAGTGCTACATCTAAAGACAACCAAACAAAGCGCTTCAGTCTGCTGTCCAGTCCACCAGTCACAAGTGCCCATACTGCACCCGTCTCTCCTGCATCCACCGCCAGCTTCATCTTCTCAAAGAGTACCAAGAAGGTTGTAATAGAGACGGCAACGTCCCCAGCGGTTCAGGCAGACCTGAGGAGGACTCTGGCGGCAGAGTTAGCTTCTGTTTCTGATTCACCCAAGTCTATTGACTCGCACAAGACAGCTAGCAAAGTTCCTCCACCTGTCGCTATTAAACCCAAATCTAAGGTAGAAAGTGCTGCCCAGAACTCTGCAGCGGCTGAGAGAGTGCATGCCCAAACAGAGACTGTACAAACTGCCGGACAGGACGTACAGACAGAGAACTCTGAAAATGCCAACAAATGA
- the zgc:153911 gene encoding uncharacterized protein zgc:153911 — protein sequence MASPGSFNGVEDYDMNLKHKNSVFFLSLLVLEVSCLNEFEITVSSGTVIGHNSQSMILPCMFPVDSLWSLSNTLISWQRGLDVVHSFYYSRDQLDRQNPLYAKRTTLFNREMARGNASLRLDKVTLKDAGVYTCSIITNSGSQKKSFRVDIAAFYSEPRLQFSLLNDGVKIRVMSEGGHPSPTLQWLIENTEDITNQTQTHLAQDKHTGLYSVSSWINLTEVTNSSLTFILSNNLLGQKIMREIQLSSDKREKQREPTQRCHGCFTVIPGILLVFVLIIMGLVFALRRNPTKQNNFYKKQHMDQTQALRESRVFSVYRLQIPSVLRRIHLLKQACRDMNRNLFIFCLSLLLFEAYGFVEFEITVPSETLIGFYGQALILPCTFQVGSSWDLRSTVITWQRGLDVVHSFYYSRDQLDRQNPLYAKRTSLFNREMARGNASLRLDGVTMKDAGVYTCSISTNSGSQKKSFGVNIAAFYSEPRLQFSVLNDEVNLLVTSEGGHPSPTLQWLIENTEDITNQTQTHLAQDKNTGLYSVSSWINLTEVTNSSLTFILSNNLLGQKIRREIQLSSDKREKQREPTQRCHGCFTVIPGILLVFALIMMGLVFALRRNPTKQNNFYKKQHMDQTQALRETV from the exons ATGGCTTCCCCTGGATCATTCAATGGGGTCGAGGATTATGATATGAAtctgaaacataaaaattcAGTGTTCTTCTTGTCTCTCCTGGTACTAGAAGTGTCCTGTTTAA ATGAGTTTGAGATTACTGTATCCAGTGGGACTGTGATTGGGCATAACAGTCAATCGATGATCCTGCCCTGCATGTTTCCAGTAGACAGCTTGTGGAGTCTGAGCAACACTCTAATTAGCTGGCAGCGTGGTCTGGATGTTGTTCACAGCTTCTACTACAGCCGGGACCAGCTCGACCGTCAGAATCCTCTCTATGCAAAACGCACCACCCTGTTCAATCGGGAGATGGCACGAGGAAATGCATCACTTAGACTGGACAAAGTTACTCTGAAGGATGCTGGTGTGTACACCTGCTCCATAATCACAAACTCTGGCAGCCAGAAGAAGAGTTTTAGAGTTGATATTGCAG CGTTCTACTCTGAGCCTCGTCTTCAGTTCTCTTTGCTAAATGATGGTGTTAAAATACGAGTGATGTCAGAGGGGGGGCATCCCTCTCCTACACTGCAGTGGCTGAtagaaaacacagaagatatcACAAaccagacacaaacacaccttgCGCAGGACAAACATACAGGACTTTACAGTGTGTCTAGTTGGATAAATCTCACTGAAGTCACCAATTCCTCTCTGACTTTCATACTGTCCAACAATCTCCTGGGACAAAAGATCATGAGGGAGATACAGCTGTCCTCag ATAAGAGAGAGAAGCAAAGAGAGCCAACACAAAGATGTCACGGATGCTTCACAGTGATTCCTGGAATTCTGCTGGTGTTCGTGCTGATCATAATGGGTTTGGTGTTTGCGTTGAGAAGAAACCCgactaaacaaaacaacttttatAAGAAGCAACATATGGATCAAACTCAAGCTCTCAGAGAATcc AGAGTGTTCTCTGTTTATCGGCTACAGATTCCCAGCGTTCTTCGTAGGATTCACCTCTTAAAGCAGGCTTGCCGTGACATGAACCGAAACCTTTTTATATTCTGCCTGTCTCTCCTTCTTTTCGAAGCATATGGATTCG TTGAGTTTGAGATAACCGTGCCCAGTGAAACTCTCATTGGGTTTTATGGTCAAGCGCTCATCCTGCCCTGCACTTTTCAAGTGGGCAGTTCATGGGATCTGCGCAGCACTGTGATTACCTGGCAGCGTGGTCTGGATGTTGTTCACAGCTTCTACTACAGCCGGGACCAGCTCGACCGTCAGAATCCTCTCTATGCCAAACGTACCAGCCTGTTCAATCGGGAGATGGCACGAGGAAATGCATCACTTAGACTGGACGGTGTCACTATGAAGGATGCTGGTGTGTACACCTGCTCCATCAGCACAAACTCTGGCAGCCAGAAGAAGAGTTTTGGTGTAAATATTGCAG cGTTTTACTCTGAGCCTCGTCTTCAGTTCTCTGTGCTAAATGATGAAGTAAACCTACTTGTGACATCAGAGGGGGGACATCCCTCTCCTACACTGCAGTGGCTGAtagaaaacacagaagatatcACAAaccagacacaaacacaccttgCGCAGGACAAAAATACAGGACTTTACAGTGTGTCTAGTTGGATAAATCTCACTGAAGTCACCAATTCCTCTCTGACTTTCATTCTGTCAAACAATCTCCTGGGACAAAAGATCAGGAGGGAGATACAGCTGTCCTCAG ATAAGAGAGAGAAGCAAAGAGAGCCAACACAAAGATGTCACGGATGCTTCACAGTGATTCCTGGAATTCTGCTGGTGTTCGCGCTGATCATGATGGGTTTGGTGTTTGCGTTGAGAAGAAACCCgactaaacaaaacaacttttatAAGAAGCAACATATGGATCAAACTCAAGCTCTCAGAGAAAccgtttaa